Below is a genomic region from Pyrococcus kukulkanii.
ATTTTTGGCTTGATTTTCACTTTTTGCACACTACTTCCAGTAGTATGCAAAATTAGTATAGAAAAAATTTATAATACTTACCTTATTTGTAAATCTATGGTGATGCCATTGCGAAGATTGGAAAGTATATTTGTGGTAATATTAATACTAATGGTTAGTGTAAGTCAGGCCATGGAAGAAGGATTTGTGTTAGCGTCAGCGGCAGAAGACCCCTATAAGGAGTTCTGGGATATTCTATATAGGGAAGCAGACCTAGTTGTTCAACTGAACAAAACCGGAGATGGAAATATAGCAAAGGAATTAATTAATAATTCTAGGAGGGGTGCAGAAAACGCTGCTAACATATCCTCCTCTATATGGATCGCTCTTCAAGAACTCAAGAAATCTGGCGTTAAGCTTTACTATACCGAGGACGAGTTGAGAAAAATGGCTGAAGATATCAAGAGGAACGGACTTCCGCAAGAGACAGTTAAGGCGTTAAAAGAGCAGGGATGGACAGATTCTGAGATCAAGGCCTTAGAAGAATACATAGCTGAAAACGCCGATAAAATACGGGGAGACTTTGATATGGGAGAGTTCCTCTTAAACATGAGTAGGGCGTTCATAGCCGCTGGCTTTAAGTATAACTACTATGAAACATGGGCCCTTAAGAGGTGGTTGTGGACTAATCCTAAGGAACTTCCCGAACTAAAGCCAGGGACAGAAACGATGAATCCATTACTTGCGGAGGAATGGATGACATTTATGTCCTCGAAAACTATAGAGGAGAAACTCTTGGCGATAGAAAAACTACAAAATAAAATTATCGAGATAGTAAGCAAAGGTAACGTTGATTACATTGAAAATGGAGGGATAGTTTTTGAATATAGGTCAACTAAAGAGCGTGATCAGTCTATTAGGCAAGATTCTATTGGGACAATAACCTTGCCAAAACCAAAGATTCCATCCCCGATAATCCCTTCACCAACTCCAACTACCAATAAGTATTACTGGCCCACAGCTCTTGAAGCATACAGAACCGCGGCTGAAATAAGAACCCTGTTATTGGGAATTAAATATGGAAATGGAGATAGAAAGCTAGAGGAAATGCTTAGGAACAGGATATCTGACCTAAGGTCTGAACTAAAGGTCTATAAAGTTTTTACTTCCCCCTCTTTAATTTCTCCATTTAACGTTGAAAAGGAAGGTAAGTTAAGTGTTGAGGTTAAGGCAATTGCCGACGAGATAACAACGAGTTACGTTAGATATCACCTTAAAATAATTCTCAGAGCTAAAGATAACGACGTCTATGTCTCGAAGATCAAGGTTAATGGGACGGGCCTAAGTTTTGAAAAAGACGTGGACTTGCTTGTACACAATAACGAGGATGAGATCATCGAGACGGAGATTAGTAAAGAGGTGTATGGAGAAATCTCTAACACGGTGAAAGTTAAGGGAAAGGTGGAAATCACTTACTCTCCCATTTACGGAAGCACTCCCACCCTCTCTATAACGTCTCAGTCCAGCGAAGAGAAAGTAAAAATCGTTGAATATTCCAAGGATTTTGAGCTTGAGGAGCATGATATTGACCCTAAGAACGTCAGCGTTAAACTTGTTGTTGATCCTAACCCAGCGAGGACATGGGAAAATGTTAAACTTAAACTCAAGATAAGAAACGATAATGAAAAGAGCATTTCAGGTGTCTATCAAGTTAAAATCGCAATGCCAGACTCGGGAACAATAGAATACACTGGAAGCGTTACGGTTAATGGAGGAACTGAGAAAGTTTTACTTCTTGAGCCTATTGAATACTCTAAGCCAGGTATGTATTCGTATTTGGTATCTTTTAAGTTTGGGGACTTTCTAGTAATGGACAATGGCTCGATAAAGGTAATTCAGGACTCTGGAGACTCGAGCTCACAGACTCTGGAAATAATGAGCGTAGAGTTCTCGCCCTCAATTCCCCGGGTCTCTAATCTAGCAAATGTTATCGTTAAGGTAAAAACATCAACGGCCAAAACTGTAAAGGTTGAGCTGATGATTGATGGCGAGAAAGTGGCATCTCAGGAGGGTCAGGTTAACGGAGAACGCAACTTCATCTTACCTTGGAGACCCCAAGCCTCAGGGGAGCATGAATGGGTAGTGTACTTATATGAAAGGGTAGCTAACAATAAGTACTTGCAGAGAAACAGTGAAAGTGGGAAAATTTTGGTTGCAAGTGCCGATTCACAATTTGCAATTAGATTGTACGCTTCTCCAAGGGAACTAAATGGGGGTGGTGAGGTTATATTCTCTGTAAAGGTTTGGAACTATGGTAATGACAGGGTTAGTCTTAAGGGTTTTGTGAGTGATGGGGATGGAGCTGTAGTCAAGAATATTGACTGGACGGGAGTTCCAGCGAACGCTCAAAACTACACGGTGACAACATTCACCCTAACAGTTTATGGAGTAGGAGAACACAAGTACAAGTTATTCCTCGACAATTATGATGGGCAGCCAAACGGAAAGGGCGAAGAACACTGGAGTGAAGTGACAGTAGAAGTGAGGCCTATGAATGGGACAGGATTAAAGCAAATTAGTTCTGAGTGTGATGATGTTTACTTTGACTTTAAGGATCATGCATATAGGGCCACGTTGTCATGCAGGGTTTATTTACACAATTCTAATTCTAGGGATGAAATTAGAATCAGGGATATTGCAGTGCTAAACAGCTACTCCTTAGGTGATTTGGAGAATATGCCCGCGGGCAGTCTGAATACGGGGGAATGGAGCATTAACCCAAGTTCATTCACTATTCCAGCACAAACTACTAAAATTGTTCACTTCAATCTTCCATTGGAGATTAGCCCGTGGATTCCGATAAGCGTCGCTGATGCCACCGAAGTAGTACTTAAGGATGGAGAATTCATTACTGTCGAAATACCCTACACCCTCGGGTACAGCTACGACGAGAACACTTGGACTCACTTTTCCGGAGAAATCTATGATACAATTCAAGTAAAAATGGACACAAAGACCGTTGCAACGGACTACGTGCTGAGCGGGGTAATGGCGGTTATAGACCCAAATACTGCGATTAGTTTTTCAGTGGGATCATTTAAATTCTCCGGCATTAAAATAACAATGAAACTGGGCTTTGATCCTTGGGCTTTCGTTTGGAATGGCTTCCTAAAACCCTATATACTGGAACACACGTGAGGGGTGGACAATGACCTGCAAAAAATTTGGGTTTGTAGTTTTCCTCTCGATGATTTCCCTTTTTATTTCCGCTGGTGTTTTATATTACGGCCCTAGAAATGCAGTGCTAACAGTTATGGGTGATTTGGTGGGGGTGTTAATTGTCTATCTGGTGTGGATATCCCTGGATAAAATTGCAGACAGGGTTTACGAGAGCATCTACTGGAGACTTGGTCTTGATCTCGTGTACGACTTTTTAAAGGGAAGGCGTGGAAGTGTCAGGCAGTTCGTCTCAATTTTCATGCTGATTTCACTTCCCCTCTTTGCGTTTAATCCACATCCTTCCAATGAGTTCTTCTGGCGGGTTGTTATTCCGGTTGATATTACCACAACATTAGCGATAATGTATGCGATAACTTGTGCACCACGGCCAAAGGAGGTAGACAAATGAAGGGCAAAACACTGTCTTAAACCCCCTTTACCTTTTTAATAATCCTTCCTTTACTGTATCAGGGCATTTATTTTGGAGTGCTTTCTGCTGTCAGATCCGTGATGGGAGTCTCTTTGGGAGTGCTGGTGGTGTGAATTATATGCATGGTGGGGAGGAGGTTGAGGCTTGAAAACCGTGCTCACTGGCTTATTTTACATGTAACGGGTTATTACTACACATCGGGTGCTAAGGGGATTGTTAGACAGCTGTTCGATCTGTTCGTCTGGTACTTTAGCTTTGGTATAATCACTAATTATTCCCTTGCCCATAGATCAGTTGAGTTTTCCTCCCGATGTTTCTCCTTACGGTTGGGTTAATTGGGATTACGCTTCCATGGGTGGGGAAGGCCTGTAAACGTACTTAACATGCAGGATTAATTGTACCTCGGGTCGAATCCGGATAAAAGGGATGATAACAATGACATTGTGGAGAATAATGTGTGAAAAGACTACTTAGATATACTCCAGCTATTATTGGCCTGCTTTCTTTGGTTTATTTATTTTCCACTGGAGACAATTACTCTGAGACTGCCTATCCGTTGCTTCAGCTGAATCTGTATTTAACGGCACTGGTCATAATGCTTCCATGGTTTGAGGATGAGAGTTTTGGATTGAAATGAAGGTCTTTGCTCCCCTATGGTTGTCAATAGCGGCATTATTGGCTGGAATGGGGTTCTTGGAAGGTCTTGCAGCAATTTTATGGTTGGTATGGCTATTCCTACCACTCTTCAAGATTGACAGTGTGCTTATCTTCTTAAAGGAATTAACGGAGGATCTAAAACTGTGAGAAAATCCAATAAAGGTATTACTGGTAGTACTAGTTCCGCCATTGCTCATTGTAGTGTGGTATAATATAATTTTTTGAATACAAGCAATTGTCCTAATAGCAGTATACGTTGTTTATGCTATTCTTCCAGAGTTTAATAAGCCCAGAAATGCTAAAGACAAACAAGTAAGTGGAAAGGAAAAGTGAGTGTAGTGATGGGATCCTACTCTATAAACTCTTCCTCGACAATTATGATGGGCAGCCAAACGGAAAGGGCGAAGAACACTGGAGTGAGGTGAGGGTGGAAGTGGAACCTCCAAGTGTTCAGACTGCATTCATGGACTGTAGCAACTTAGTGTTATCCGCAGAGAGGGGGAACCTTATACTAGATATGTCCTGTGAAGTATACTTCACGAATCCTACCGATGTTGAATGGAGGATCACTGATGTGGTCACTGAAGCGCGCATACTTAAGGGTCAGTGTACTCAAGAAATCACGCCAGAATTTAGTGACACTTTACTTACTCCTACAGTCCCCGCGAAGGGAACAGGAAGACTACAAGTAAACTTCCATGATACTCTCCCAGCAAGCGGATTCCTTGGAAAAAGCGTTAGTATAGGAGATTTGGCTGGGGTTTCAGTTCCAGTTGAAGTTGACTTAACACTTGAAGTCAATGGTAAGACGTACGTTGTAGACTCCCAAGGAAACACATGGAGCCTAAAGTACAAGGCAATCAAAATGGTGAAAATCAAAACTGACACGGATAACGTGACAAGGGACTTAGTAGGAGAACTTA
It encodes:
- a CDS encoding glycine zipper family protein; the protein is MERKSECSDGILLYKLFLDNYDGQPNGKGEEHWSEVRVEVEPPSVQTAFMDCSNLVLSAERGNLILDMSCEVYFTNPTDVEWRITDVVTEARILKGQCTQEITPEFSDTLLTPTVPAKGTGRLQVNFHDTLPASGFLGKSVSIGDLAGVSVPVEVDLTLEVNGKTYVVDSQGNTWSLKYKAIKMVKIKTDTDNVTRDLVGELTLGLAGAVAGTIAGAKIGAALGSVVPGAGTVTGAIVGGIVGFIGGLLLHEKLGWP